The following proteins are co-located in the Methanobacteriaceae archaeon genome:
- a CDS encoding peptide MFS transporter, whose product MYVLFLTEMWERFSYYGMRAILSLYMLQALFYNFAFTSTIYGYYTGLVYLTPLIGGYVADRYWGNRKSIIAGGILMALGQFSLAFSSFLYTPLNSISHGFFSFNHQEIFFLLGLFLLIIGNGFFKPNISTMVGSLYAKNDERRDSAFTIFYMGINIGALIAPLVVGLLGDTGNPADFMYGFLAAGVGMIIGLTVFVIGKNKYLITPDGDSVGVTPVHQVNNLHPELLMDQKGSLKGSTSNPLNNNNNNNNNNNNNNNNNNNNNNNNNNNNNNNKPLTFIEKQRIGVIFILSFFVIFFWTAFEQAGVSLTFFAQQNVDRMVGIVNYMIPASWFQSVNPLAILLFAPLFALLWPILNSRNLEPSLPSKMAIGLIFLSGGFLLLTLPAGMIDAGTTSVSPLWLVAIYVMMTFGELCLSPIGLSAVTKLSPARFVSLLMGVWFLSAAASNILAGFLSCLYPDPSRTVVPTLFGIPITGLETFFMIFVAMSAIAAIILLLIRKKLVKMMHGIK is encoded by the coding sequence TTGTATGTATTATTTTTAACTGAAATGTGGGAGCGTTTTAGTTACTATGGTATGAGAGCTATTCTTTCATTGTATATGCTCCAGGCCCTTTTCTATAATTTCGCCTTTACTTCCACTATATATGGTTATTACACGGGATTGGTCTATTTAACGCCATTGATTGGTGGATATGTGGCTGATAGGTACTGGGGCAACCGGAAATCTATTATTGCTGGGGGTATTCTCATGGCTCTGGGCCAGTTTTCTCTGGCCTTCAGTAGTTTTCTATACACGCCATTAAATAGTATTTCGCATGGATTTTTTAGCTTTAATCATCAGGAAATATTCTTTTTATTAGGCTTGTTTCTACTTATTATAGGTAACGGATTCTTTAAACCTAATATTTCTACCATGGTGGGTTCTTTATATGCTAAAAACGATGAAAGAAGAGATTCTGCATTTACTATATTTTATATGGGGATTAATATTGGTGCGCTCATAGCACCTCTGGTGGTTGGATTACTGGGAGATACAGGTAATCCGGCTGATTTCATGTATGGCTTTCTGGCCGCAGGTGTGGGAATGATAATTGGACTCACTGTTTTTGTTATAGGTAAGAATAAATATCTCATAACTCCTGATGGTGATTCTGTGGGTGTTACACCTGTACATCAGGTAAATAATCTTCATCCTGAATTGTTAATGGATCAAAAAGGATCTTTAAAAGGTAGTACATCAAATCCTTTGAATAATAATAATAATAATAATAATAATAATAATAATAATAATAATAATAATAATAATAATAATAATAATAATAATAATAATAATAATAATAATAAACCATTAACCTTCATTGAAAAGCAGAGAATTGGAGTAATTTTCATTCTATCCTTTTTTGTCATCTTTTTCTGGACTGCATTTGAACAAGCCGGAGTTTCTTTAACTTTTTTTGCTCAGCAAAATGTTGATCGAATGGTAGGTATAGTTAATTATATGATTCCGGCCAGCTGGTTCCAATCTGTTAATCCGCTGGCCATACTTCTATTTGCCCCATTATTTGCCCTACTATGGCCTATACTTAATTCTAGAAATTTAGAACCATCACTACCTTCAAAAATGGCCATAGGTTTAATCTTTCTTTCGGGAGGATTTTTACTACTTACTTTACCTGCGGGGATGATTGATGCAGGAACAACTTCAGTTAGTCCACTTTGGCTGGTGGCCATTTATGTAATGATGACTTTTGGTGAGTTATGTTTATCACCTATTGGATTATCAGCGGTTACTAAACTTTCACCAGCAAGATTTGTTTCTCTTTTGATGGGAGTATGGTTTTTATCTGCTGCTGCCTCCAATATATTGGCCGGATTTTTGTCATGCCTATATCCCGATCCTTCTAGAACTGTAGTTCCCACCTTATTTGGAATCCCTATTACGGGATTGGAAACTTTTTTCATGATATTCGTGGCAATGTCGGCTATAGCAGCCATTATTTTATTATTAATCAGAAAAAAACTGGTTAAAATGATGCATGGAATTAAATAA